One region of Spiroplasma culicicola AES-1 genomic DNA includes:
- the nusA gene encoding transcription termination factor NusA: protein MIDGAKLLDAIYDIAEEKKIEKEIVFEGIREGFQKAYEKFFDPEAIVKVDIDEQTGQIKVFKELTVVQKIEDEWLEIGLNDAKAAYGEDVTIGDTVYEPVPFDVDFSKLAVMQVGQIIKQKIREGEKNKLYEEFLSKNHEIVGGTVKDITETNYLIDVDGSIIPIWNKKMIPGEDFDEGDRICFYVEEVSKDNKHSQIQASRIHPEFLARLMETQVPEIAEGIIEVKSVSRDPGKRSKIAVYSHEEGIDPIGSCVGAAGSRIKEVSKELNGEKVDIVLWDEDRKTFVMNSLAPVKVISIDLDEEANECFVVVPNEQLSLAIGKKGMAARLVANLVNMKINILSLENAQAKEMEILWNGNITQEELSNPDFLNNVNKRREKTRNNSKPLNNFNNDNYSNESSYQEIDSNIFVEDNSIDEIESYSAAFENLAVENEDETIDMDEYDSYYKD from the coding sequence ATGATTGATGGTGCTAAATTATTAGATGCAATTTATGACATTGCAGAAGAGAAAAAAATTGAAAAAGAAATAGTTTTTGAAGGAATTAGAGAAGGTTTTCAAAAAGCATATGAAAAATTCTTTGACCCTGAAGCTATTGTTAAAGTTGATATTGATGAACAAACAGGTCAAATTAAAGTATTTAAAGAATTAACTGTTGTTCAAAAAATTGAAGATGAATGACTAGAAATTGGTTTAAATGATGCTAAAGCAGCTTATGGAGAAGACGTTACAATTGGAGATACTGTTTATGAACCAGTTCCATTTGACGTTGATTTTAGTAAATTAGCTGTTATGCAAGTTGGGCAAATCATTAAACAAAAAATTCGTGAAGGTGAAAAAAATAAATTATATGAAGAATTTTTATCAAAAAATCACGAAATTGTTGGGGGAACTGTAAAAGATATTACAGAAACTAACTACTTAATTGATGTTGATGGTTCAATAATTCCAATTTGAAATAAAAAAATGATTCCAGGAGAAGATTTTGATGAAGGAGATCGTATTTGTTTCTATGTTGAAGAAGTTTCAAAAGACAACAAACACTCACAAATTCAAGCTTCAAGAATTCACCCAGAATTCTTAGCAAGATTAATGGAAACTCAAGTTCCCGAAATTGCAGAAGGAATTATTGAAGTTAAATCAGTTTCAAGAGATCCAGGAAAACGTTCAAAAATTGCTGTTTATTCACATGAAGAAGGAATTGATCCAATTGGAAGTTGTGTTGGTGCAGCTGGTTCAAGAATCAAAGAAGTATCAAAAGAATTAAATGGTGAAAAAGTTGATATTGTTTTATGAGATGAAGATAGAAAAACATTTGTAATGAATTCTTTAGCTCCTGTAAAAGTTATTAGTATTGATTTAGATGAAGAAGCAAATGAATGTTTTGTTGTTGTTCCAAATGAACAATTGTCATTGGCAATTGGTAAAAAAGGAATGGCTGCAAGATTAGTTGCTAACCTTGTAAACATGAAAATCAATATCTTGTCACTTGAAAATGCACAAGCTAAAGAAATGGAAATCTTGTGAAATGGAAACATTACTCAAGAAGAATTATCAAATCCTGATTTCTTAAACAATGTTAACAAAAGACGTGAAAAAACAAGAAATAATTCAAAACCGTTAAATAACTTTAACAATGACAACTATTCAAATGAATCTTCATACCAAGAAATTGATTCAAATATTTTTGTTGAAGATAATTCAATTGATGAAATAGAATCATATTCTGCTGCATTTGAAAATTTAGCAGTTGAAAATGAAGATGAAACTATTGATATGGATGAATATGATTCATATTACAAAGACTAG
- the rnpM gene encoding RNase P modulator RnpM — protein MEDKHVVLRKDVSSNKMYPKLELIRIVKNKEGQIFIDQTRKANGRGVYLRPTLESLAKIKKTKALERGLKTKVDESIFAQIEDEIKNNWD, from the coding sequence ATGGAAGATAAACATGTTGTTCTTAGAAAAGATGTATCATCAAATAAGATGTATCCAAAATTAGAATTAATTCGTATTGTTAAAAATAAAGAGGGACAGATTTTTATTGACCAAACTAGAAAAGCAAATGGGCGAGGAGTTTATTTACGCCCAACGCTTGAATCACTTGCAAAAATTAAAAAAACTAAAGCTCTTGAACGAGGTTTAAAAACTAAAGTAGATGAAAGTATTTTTGCTCAAATAGAAGATGAAATCAAAAATAACTGAGATTAA
- a CDS encoding L7Ae/L30e/S12e/Gadd45 family ribosomal protein: MQDLLNVLGLASSANKLISGETLFKKIIKNKIKLVLTVKDMGASQLKKINDKCAFYQVPIYNGLIDTIQLNQAIGKNNVKAIGIEDINFVKLILKNISKGDVNYGQTN; the protein is encoded by the coding sequence ATGCAAGATTTATTAAATGTATTAGGACTTGCTTCATCTGCAAACAAACTTATTTCAGGAGAAACCTTATTTAAAAAGATTATTAAGAATAAAATTAAATTGGTATTAACAGTCAAAGATATGGGTGCTAGCCAATTGAAAAAAATCAATGATAAATGTGCTTTTTATCAAGTTCCAATTTACAATGGTTTAATTGATACTATTCAATTAAACCAAGCAATTGGAAAAAACAATGTCAAAGCGATTGGCATTGAAGATATTAACTTTGTAAAGTTAATATTAAAAAATATAAGCAAAGGAGATGTAAATTATGGCCAAACAAACTAA
- the infB gene encoding translation initiation factor IF-2, producing MAKQTNAKPNNNAKQQAKNKSKAHTANLKSKLKETKQTGLIDGVFVYTEPLSIAEFAAKINKGPAEIVKWFFTNGSMVTQNQLLTEEQMGELCLEFGYDFKKETAVTKENIFETFDENDDPKDLKLKPPVVTIMGHVDHGKTTLLDSIRNANVTDGEFGGITQHIGAYQVNLKDNKITFIDTPGHEAFTEMRARGSEVTDIVILVVAADDGVMPQTEEAIDHAKAANVPIVVFVNKIDKPDADPSKVKMELMNYGIVAEEYGGDVPFIEGSAKNKVGLDTLLETLLFIAEVKDLKANPNKFARGTILEAHLDKARGPIATVLVQTGTLNMRDIFVAGATFGAIKDIENENKAKLKTVLPGQPALVVGLNEVPRAGDKFMVVTEEKMAREIAEAQGVKQAQEARQKNQSFTLDSIKNQIEAGELKSINIILKADTQGTVEAVRNSMLKISIEGVKINVIRATVGAISVSDVTLALASNALIYGFNVRPNAQVRQKAEEDGVDIRLHNIIYKLIEEIAEAATGMLDPVYEEKSLGEAEVRQLFKHSQVGTIAGCRVVAGSIPRGSKVHILRNGIVIYTGEMSSLKNKKDDIKEAREGQECGITIKNFNDLKENDIIEAYKVEEVK from the coding sequence ATGGCCAAACAAACTAATGCAAAACCAAATAATAATGCAAAGCAACAAGCCAAAAACAAATCCAAAGCTCACACTGCTAACCTTAAAAGTAAACTTAAAGAAACAAAACAAACTGGTTTAATTGATGGAGTATTTGTCTATACAGAACCATTATCAATTGCAGAATTTGCTGCAAAAATTAATAAGGGACCAGCTGAAATTGTAAAGTGATTCTTTACAAATGGAAGTATGGTTACTCAAAATCAGTTGTTAACAGAAGAGCAAATGGGAGAGTTATGTCTAGAATTTGGATATGACTTTAAAAAAGAGACTGCTGTTACCAAGGAAAATATTTTTGAAACATTTGATGAAAATGATGATCCAAAAGATTTAAAATTAAAACCTCCAGTTGTCACTATCATGGGACACGTTGACCATGGAAAAACTACTTTATTAGATTCAATTAGAAATGCAAATGTAACTGATGGAGAATTTGGGGGAATCACTCAACATATTGGAGCCTACCAAGTAAATCTAAAAGACAATAAAATTACTTTTATTGATACTCCAGGTCACGAAGCTTTTACAGAAATGAGAGCTCGTGGTAGTGAAGTAACTGACATTGTAATTTTAGTAGTTGCCGCAGATGATGGAGTTATGCCCCAAACTGAAGAGGCAATCGATCACGCCAAAGCTGCAAATGTACCAATTGTAGTTTTTGTCAATAAAATTGACAAACCTGATGCAGATCCAAGTAAAGTTAAAATGGAATTAATGAACTATGGAATTGTTGCAGAAGAATATGGAGGCGATGTGCCTTTTATTGAAGGAAGTGCCAAGAATAAAGTTGGACTAGATACTTTACTTGAAACATTGCTATTTATAGCAGAAGTAAAAGATTTAAAAGCAAATCCAAATAAATTTGCTCGTGGAACAATTTTAGAAGCTCACCTTGATAAGGCTCGTGGACCAATTGCAACAGTTTTAGTGCAAACTGGAACATTAAATATGAGAGATATTTTTGTTGCAGGTGCAACTTTTGGAGCAATCAAAGATATTGAAAATGAAAATAAAGCAAAATTAAAAACTGTTCTTCCAGGACAACCAGCTCTAGTTGTAGGTTTAAACGAAGTACCAAGAGCTGGAGACAAATTTATGGTTGTAACTGAAGAAAAGATGGCAAGAGAAATTGCTGAAGCACAAGGGGTTAAACAAGCGCAAGAAGCTCGTCAAAAAAACCAAAGTTTTACATTAGATTCAATTAAAAATCAAATTGAAGCTGGTGAATTAAAATCAATTAACATTATTTTAAAAGCAGATACTCAAGGAACAGTTGAGGCTGTAAGAAATTCAATGCTAAAAATTAGTATTGAAGGGGTTAAAATCAATGTTATTCGTGCAACAGTTGGTGCCATTTCAGTAAGTGATGTAACTTTAGCACTTGCTTCAAATGCTTTAATTTATGGATTTAATGTTAGACCAAATGCTCAAGTTAGACAAAAAGCAGAAGAAGATGGTGTTGATATTCGTTTACACAACATTATCTACAAATTAATTGAAGAAATTGCAGAAGCTGCAACTGGAATGTTAGACCCAGTTTATGAAGAAAAATCTTTAGGTGAAGCTGAAGTGAGACAGTTATTTAAACACTCACAAGTTGGAACAATTGCTGGATGTAGAGTCGTGGCAGGAAGCATTCCAAGAGGATCAAAAGTACATATTTTAAGAAACGGAATTGTAATTTATACAGGAGAAATGTCTTCTTTAAAGAACAAGAAGGATGATATTAAAGAGGCTCGTGAAGGTCAAGAATGTGGAATTACAATTAAGAACTTTAACGATTTAAAAGAAAATGATATAATAGAGGCATACAAAGTAGAAGAGGTGAAATAA
- the rbfA gene encoding 30S ribosome-binding factor RbfA: MANDIKLERAQSTILRELNLILQREFPDSEFVNSISVHEVRLTNDMSQAKVYYSSMDSEANLGDIEEELKEYAKEIRMLLASRVEMRSVPELKFEYDKSLENANKIEEILKEIK; encoded by the coding sequence ATGGCAAACGACATTAAATTAGAAAGAGCTCAATCTACAATTTTAAGAGAATTGAACCTAATTTTACAAAGAGAATTTCCAGATAGTGAATTTGTAAATTCAATTTCAGTACATGAAGTTAGGTTAACAAACGATATGAGTCAAGCAAAAGTTTACTATTCTTCAATGGATAGTGAAGCAAATCTTGGTGATATCGAAGAAGAACTTAAAGAATATGCAAAAGAAATTAGAATGTTATTAGCAAGTAGAGTGGAAATGAGAAGTGTTCCTGAATTAAAATTCGAATATGATAAATCACTTGAAAATGCCAATAAAATTGAAGAAATCTTAAAAGAAATTAAATAA
- a CDS encoding PadR family transcriptional regulator: MIILDLLRKQDYYAYELNKILNKFISINESTAYAIFKKLVDKGFVSYYLAESNNGPVRKYYKITKIGLMQLEEYLKNWEEFINSVQKFINENK, encoded by the coding sequence ATGATTATCTTAGACCTTTTAAGAAAACAAGATTATTATGCATATGAGCTAAATAAAATTTTAAATAAATTTATTTCAATTAATGAATCAACAGCTTATGCTATTTTTAAGAAATTAGTAGATAAAGGATTTGTTTCATATTATTTGGCTGAATCAAATAATGGTCCTGTTAGAAAATACTATAAAATTACTAAAATTGGGTTAATGCAATTAGAAGAATATTTAAAAAATTGAGAAGAATTTATAAATTCTGTTCAAAAATTTATAAATGAAAACAAATAA
- a CDS encoding HAAS signaling domain-containing protein translates to MKAETLFLKELEKELKFLNPVDREDFMVNYRLQIYDRYKSGEEIVNIINSFENPEVIAKNIYAELEIDIDQQKMKKYKSYTGTKIFLGLCTILPQLIVFVFLLAFISIGFTLIPASLFCLTMFWINYEPLQAIGGSLLSLGLVPLLSVLFIYISKYVYAFQKTFFQISIELIAGREYKNVKKENKNVKLKNILTIVMLSIFSLFTIGGLIGCFAGDKTIGGASISKNMINQDITTLNYEENIELDYWELRINSWYKVEFVENKELHEKIQIKREHNFKKTITVNYTLTLSYEKTYRLNVDVPLNIEIFNISSQIFTVIYNPNEVKI, encoded by the coding sequence ATGAAAGCAGAAACTTTATTTTTAAAAGAATTAGAAAAAGAGCTTAAATTTTTAAACCCAGTTGATCGCGAAGATTTTATGGTTAACTATCGTTTACAAATATATGATCGTTATAAAAGTGGAGAAGAAATTGTCAATATTATTAACAGTTTTGAAAATCCAGAAGTAATTGCAAAAAACATCTATGCTGAATTAGAAATAGACATTGACCAACAAAAGATGAAAAAATATAAATCATATACAGGTACAAAAATATTTTTAGGATTATGTACAATTTTGCCACAATTAATTGTATTTGTCTTTTTATTGGCCTTTATTAGTATTGGTTTTACTTTAATACCAGCTTCATTATTTTGTTTAACTATGTTTTGAATCAATTACGAACCTTTACAAGCAATTGGTGGATCTCTGTTGTCACTTGGATTAGTGCCTTTACTTTCAGTTTTATTTATTTATATAAGCAAATATGTTTATGCATTTCAAAAAACATTTTTTCAAATTTCAATTGAATTAATAGCTGGAAGAGAATATAAGAATGTTAAGAAAGAAAATAAAAATGTTAAATTAAAAAATATATTAACAATTGTAATGTTATCAATATTTTCACTATTTACTATTGGTGGTCTAATTGGATGTTTTGCTGGTGATAAAACTATTGGTGGAGCATCAATCTCAAAAAATATGATTAATCAAGATATTACTACATTGAATTATGAAGAAAACATTGAATTGGATTATTGAGAATTAAGAATTAATAGTTGATATAAAGTTGAATTTGTTGAAAATAAAGAACTTCATGAAAAAATTCAAATTAAGAGAGAACATAATTTCAAAAAAACAATTACTGTTAATTATACTCTTACATTATCATATGAAAAAACATATAGATTAAATGTGGATGTTCCATTAAATATAGAAATTTTCAACATTTCAAGTCAAATTTTTACAGTAATTTATAACCCAAATGAAGTTAAAATTTAA
- a CDS encoding RsmE family RNA methyltransferase: MHSFFVDKKIDDSFIIEGQDVHHIKNVIKLKLTQQVYCIYQSEKYLCLLETIEIDQCIVKIIEKIESDIKKVTINLFAGIIREQKWDFLLQKATEIGVDNIYPVIFKRNVVQVEPKKEESKIARWQSICKEAAKQSKRVNIPVVHKVIRTIPGISKIEADLKLVAWEETVKNSLKNQLQTDFQTINIVVGPEGGIDASEIAQLEQLNYHVVGLGNNILRAETASLYLLSTIMYEKH, translated from the coding sequence ATGCATAGCTTTTTTGTTGATAAAAAAATAGACGATTCTTTTATCATTGAGGGACAAGATGTTCACCACATTAAAAATGTGATTAAACTTAAATTAACACAACAAGTTTATTGTATTTATCAGAGTGAAAAATACTTGTGTTTACTAGAAACAATTGAAATTGATCAATGTATTGTCAAAATCATTGAAAAGATTGAAAGTGATATTAAAAAAGTAACTATTAATTTATTTGCAGGGATTATTAGAGAGCAAAAATGAGATTTTCTTTTACAAAAAGCCACTGAAATTGGCGTTGACAATATTTATCCTGTTATTTTTAAACGCAATGTTGTTCAAGTTGAACCTAAAAAAGAAGAAAGCAAGATTGCTCGTTGACAATCAATTTGTAAAGAAGCTGCCAAACAATCAAAACGAGTAAACATTCCTGTAGTTCACAAAGTTATAAGAACAATACCAGGTATTTCAAAGATTGAAGCAGATTTAAAGTTGGTTGCTTGAGAAGAAACTGTTAAAAATAGTTTAAAAAACCAATTACAAACTGACTTTCAAACAATCAATATTGTTGTAGGTCCTGAAGGGGGCATTGATGCAAGTGAAATTGCTCAATTAGAACAGTTAAATTATCATGTTGTAGGATTAGGCAACAACATTTTGCGTGCAGAAACAGCTTCACTTTATTTATTGAGTACAATTATGTATGAAAAACACTAG
- a CDS encoding MurR/RpiR family transcriptional regulator, translating to MKSIREILSNLASQEPESIEKSIAKAIMKDYDKGIFKNQTEIAKEAYVSESALTKFSKKIGYAGWKEFYYNLKIEYKKYYLEFDENINKDNFVLDEMVKFNAYIHKESQFLNNLSNEIFLKKKVIMFSGYQMEVVTDYFNDLLVELDIEVTILKNRNLFRKLLERNLDDYVLVMILTGNDNNFLVEHYELLDQNIKTNNLFVISSNSQKHKVTAYRDLFVLTSFGGYSGYKFRRIFIEYFFLNVYYLLKTF from the coding sequence ATGAAAAGCATACGAGAAATATTAAGCAATTTAGCATCACAAGAACCAGAGAGTATTGAAAAGTCAATTGCAAAAGCAATAATGAAAGATTACGATAAAGGCATATTTAAAAATCAAACAGAAATTGCAAAGGAAGCATATGTATCTGAATCTGCTTTAACTAAATTTTCAAAAAAAATTGGTTATGCTGGATGAAAAGAATTTTATTATAATTTAAAAATTGAATATAAAAAATATTATCTTGAATTTGATGAAAATATTAATAAAGATAATTTTGTTTTAGATGAAATGGTTAAATTTAATGCTTATATTCATAAAGAATCTCAATTTCTAAATAATCTTTCTAATGAAATATTTTTAAAAAAGAAAGTAATTATGTTTTCTGGATATCAAATGGAAGTTGTAACTGACTATTTTAATGATTTATTAGTAGAATTAGATATTGAAGTAACTATTTTAAAAAACAGAAATTTATTTAGAAAATTATTAGAGCGCAATCTTGATGACTATGTTTTAGTTATGATTTTAACTGGTAATGACAATAATTTTTTAGTTGAACATTATGAACTATTAGATCAAAATATAAAAACTAATAATCTTTTTGTAATTAGTTCAAATTCTCAAAAGCATAAAGTAACAGCATATAGAGATTTATTTGTGTTGACTTCATTTGGTGGATATTCAGGATATAAATTTAGACGAATTTTTATAGAGTACTTTTTCTTAAATGTATATTATTTATTAAAAACTTTCTAA
- a CDS encoding glucose PTS transporter subunit IIA, giving the protein MQKINLYAPVDGVINKIEKISDDVFAQKMLGDGFFIVPESNEFHSFFENSQIEMIFDTKHALHIKDLESGCVGLIHIGLDTVSLNGEPFNIKVKEKSKVTIKDVLVDVDLELIKSKNISTETAIVFETTQFNNLTIKLNKTGKVKAGDLIGEINFEKETTKVSSKTLGTFENQYLKTAKEIYQYVGKKDNVKDFYNCMTRLRIVIGDKTKVNEDSLKKLGLVKGLNWNGQELQIIIGGEVYKVKEEFETVMAGTAQNTVAKVKIPFYKKILPTITGIMQPSIPALLTIGIIGALYNILLLANVVQPVPESGNLGEIDMFSGVLYILSKVGLNLIGIIFIYTTVRFLKGNTIMAIFIGYSLVSHLFFFGGGNGWPLFTIGSQEIYVKNYVDSMLPFIIAGFIYFYFDKWVKTWMPTSVDVVFRHTLTYLFTITLTLFVVGPIFGTIEQLMALLFINFEAIPLGIGVAIFAFIWQPLVLTGTHLAIAVALGTPIQENGYSLLWFGIFLGTFGQLGAALGSALRTNNSQIKQVVYGAAPAAIFGITEPLIYGVTLPRLKPFLFGCVSAAIGALFIVNTGARVLESGYMTLGIITILNIGPTGIYTVWATIGLLITIGSAIALTWAFDIDRINEYKGALATVKKIASRYATILNLKSKEEKQKIIKRFDTNLNDLKENNKLFKEFEKFSVKLQKLNITLEKINKTEEKHKYKLYKNALKNEGTEKFELLVENYNNFNLDLKKQPLIEQKNLLITEMEAIKKQIISLQEKTMKDTSKVLDELAKETKFDEMKNYADLFYNSVYSINIFFGELDKKEFKINNKEFKQFLVERG; this is encoded by the coding sequence ATGCAAAAAATTAATTTATATGCACCAGTTGATGGTGTAATCAATAAAATTGAAAAAATTAGTGATGACGTTTTTGCACAAAAAATGCTTGGAGATGGATTTTTTATTGTTCCAGAAAGTAATGAATTCCATTCATTTTTTGAAAATTCACAGATTGAAATGATTTTTGATACTAAACATGCGTTACATATTAAAGATTTAGAATCTGGTTGTGTTGGATTAATTCATATTGGATTAGACACAGTATCATTAAATGGTGAACCATTTAATATAAAAGTAAAAGAGAAATCAAAAGTTACAATTAAAGATGTACTTGTTGATGTTGATTTAGAATTGATTAAATCAAAAAACATTAGTACAGAAACTGCAATTGTATTTGAAACTACACAATTTAATAATTTAACAATTAAATTAAATAAAACTGGAAAAGTTAAAGCCGGAGATTTAATTGGTGAAATTAACTTTGAAAAAGAAACAACAAAGGTTTCTTCAAAAACATTAGGAACTTTTGAAAATCAATATTTAAAAACTGCCAAAGAGATTTATCAATATGTTGGTAAAAAAGATAATGTAAAAGATTTTTATAACTGTATGACAAGACTTAGAATTGTTATTGGTGACAAAACTAAAGTTAATGAAGATAGTTTAAAAAAACTTGGATTAGTGAAGGGACTTAATTGAAATGGACAAGAACTTCAAATAATTATTGGAGGAGAAGTTTATAAAGTTAAAGAAGAATTTGAAACTGTTATGGCTGGTACTGCACAAAATACAGTAGCAAAAGTTAAAATCCCATTTTATAAAAAAATACTTCCAACAATTACTGGAATTATGCAACCAAGTATACCAGCTCTTTTAACAATTGGTATTATTGGGGCTTTATACAATATTTTATTGCTAGCAAATGTTGTCCAACCTGTTCCAGAAAGTGGGAATTTAGGAGAAATAGATATGTTTAGTGGTGTACTTTACATATTATCAAAAGTTGGATTAAATTTAATTGGAATTATTTTTATATACACAACTGTAAGATTTTTAAAAGGAAATACAATAATGGCAATTTTTATTGGATACTCATTAGTATCACATCTATTTTTCTTTGGTGGGGGAAATGGGTGGCCATTATTTACAATTGGATCACAAGAAATTTATGTAAAAAATTATGTTGATTCAATGCTACCATTTATTATTGCTGGATTTATTTATTTCTACTTTGATAAATGAGTAAAAACATGAATGCCTACAAGTGTGGATGTCGTATTTAGACATACATTAACATATCTATTCACAATTACTCTTACTTTATTTGTAGTTGGACCAATTTTTGGAACAATTGAGCAATTAATGGCCTTATTGTTTATTAACTTTGAAGCAATTCCATTGGGAATTGGAGTTGCGATCTTTGCATTTATATGACAACCATTAGTTTTAACAGGAACACATTTAGCAATTGCTGTTGCATTGGGAACTCCAATTCAAGAAAACGGATATTCATTATTGTGATTTGGGATTTTCTTAGGAACATTTGGTCAATTAGGTGCTGCACTTGGTTCTGCATTAAGAACTAATAATAGTCAAATTAAACAAGTAGTTTATGGAGCAGCTCCAGCTGCAATATTTGGAATTACTGAACCGTTAATCTATGGAGTAACACTTCCAAGATTAAAACCATTCTTATTTGGATGCGTATCTGCAGCAATTGGTGCCTTGTTTATTGTTAATACTGGGGCACGTGTGCTTGAAAGTGGATATATGACATTAGGAATTATTACAATTCTAAATATTGGACCAACTGGTATTTACACAGTATGAGCAACCATTGGTCTATTAATTACTATTGGATCAGCGATTGCCTTAACATGAGCATTTGATATAGATAGAATTAATGAGTACAAAGGTGCTCTAGCTACTGTAAAAAAAATAGCATCAAGATATGCAACTATTTTAAATTTAAAATCTAAAGAAGAAAAGCAAAAAATTATTAAGCGTTTTGATACAAACTTAAATGATTTAAAAGAAAATAACAAATTGTTTAAAGAATTTGAAAAATTTAGTGTTAAACTACAGAAACTAAATATTACATTAGAAAAAATTAATAAAACAGAAGAAAAACATAAATATAAACTTTACAAAAATGCTTTAAAAAATGAAGGAACTGAAAAGTTTGAACTTTTAGTTGAAAATTATAATAACTTTAACTTGGATCTTAAAAAACAGCCTTTAATTGAGCAAAAAAACTTATTAATCACAGAAATGGAAGCAATCAAAAAACAAATTATTAGCTTACAAGAAAAAACTATGAAAGATACTTCTAAAGTTTTAGATGAACTTGCAAAAGAAACTAAGTTTGATGAAATGAAAAATTATGCAGATTTATTCTATAACTCAGTTTATTCAATCAATATTTTCTTTGGAGAGCTTGATAAAAAAGAATTTAAAATTAATAATAAAGAATTTAAGCAATTTTTAGTAGAAAGAGGTTAA